Proteins encoded by one window of Bacillus sp. DTU_2020_1000418_1_SI_GHA_SEK_038:
- a CDS encoding thiazole synthase has product MSMLKIGDKTFQSRLLLGTGKYPSFEIQKEAVRVSDADILTFAVRRMDVFEPSQPNFLEMLDLSKYTLLPNTAGAKTAEEAVRTAKLAKASGLCDMIKVEIIGCDRTLLPDPVETLRASEMLLAEGFTVLTYTSDDVVLARRLEELGVHAVMPGASPIGSGRGILNPLHLKFIIEQSSVPVIIDAGIGSPKDAAYAMELGADAVLLNTAVSGAKDPIKMAEAMKLAIEAGRLGYEAGRIDERDYAVASSPLEGLLPS; this is encoded by the coding sequence ATGAGCATGTTAAAAATAGGAGATAAAACCTTTCAATCAAGACTTTTATTAGGGACAGGAAAGTATCCATCTTTTGAAATTCAAAAGGAAGCGGTCCGCGTGTCCGATGCTGATATTCTTACATTTGCCGTAAGAAGGATGGACGTTTTCGAGCCATCGCAGCCAAATTTCCTGGAAATGCTTGACTTATCCAAATATACTTTACTTCCAAACACGGCAGGAGCCAAAACAGCTGAAGAAGCGGTACGGACGGCGAAACTGGCCAAAGCATCAGGGCTGTGTGACATGATAAAGGTCGAAATTATCGGCTGCGACCGAACGCTTTTACCTGACCCTGTAGAAACGTTAAGAGCGTCTGAGATGCTGTTGGCAGAAGGGTTCACTGTACTTACCTATACATCGGACGATGTTGTCTTAGCAAGAAGGTTGGAAGAGCTTGGTGTTCATGCGGTCATGCCAGGTGCATCACCGATCGGCTCCGGAAGAGGAATTTTAAATCCGCTTCATTTGAAATTTATTATTGAACAATCTTCCGTTCCTGTTATTATCGATGCTGGTATTGGTTCACCAAAAGATGCAGCATATGCTATGGAACTTGGAGCTGATGCCGTTCTGTTGAATACCGCAGTATCCGGTGCGAAAGATCCTATAAAAATGGCTGAAGCGATGAAGCTCGCCATCGAAGCAGGCCGTTTAGGTTATGAAGCAGGCCGGATTGATGAAAGGGATTATGCTGTGGCAAGCAGTCCGCTTGAAGGATTGCTCCCATCGTGA
- the thiS gene encoding sulfur carrier protein ThiS has product MSITLNGQAYTLPEDVSTVQQLLQHLELSKRIVIVEVNKEIVQKDQYNRPIRERDQVEMIHFVGGG; this is encoded by the coding sequence ATGAGTATTACACTAAATGGTCAAGCATATACGCTGCCCGAAGATGTTTCAACCGTTCAGCAATTACTCCAGCATTTGGAGCTCTCCAAGCGGATCGTGATTGTTGAAGTAAATAAGGAAATTGTTCAAAAAGACCAATATAATCGCCCCATTCGCGAACGTGATCAAGTAGAGATGATCCATTTTGTAGGAGGAGGATGA
- a CDS encoding thiamine phosphate synthase translates to MAVTNDRLKVDHLTKIMINIDPFVDYFIIRERTKTANDYIELIAALTEEKVSKDKLIVNDRVDVALVSNIQRVQLPGHGLAVSQVKDHFPQLLAGRSVHSAIEAEHASYAGADWLLYGHVFETNCKSGLEPRGLSELQEISKKVMVDLYAIGGIKPEHIDMLHHIGVNGIAVMSTIFESDDPVSAAKEYYEACQQAICLSKG, encoded by the coding sequence ATGGCCGTGACGAATGATCGGTTAAAGGTGGATCATCTAACTAAAATCATGATTAATATAGATCCGTTCGTAGATTATTTCATCATCAGGGAACGGACGAAAACAGCCAATGATTACATAGAGTTGATCGCTGCATTGACTGAAGAAAAAGTCAGTAAGGATAAATTAATTGTGAATGACAGGGTGGATGTAGCTCTTGTTTCGAATATTCAACGGGTGCAGCTTCCAGGCCACGGGCTTGCCGTTTCGCAGGTGAAAGACCATTTCCCCCAGTTACTCGCAGGACGTTCAGTACATTCTGCTATAGAGGCTGAACACGCTTCGTATGCGGGCGCTGATTGGCTGCTATATGGACATGTATTTGAAACGAACTGCAAAAGTGGCTTAGAACCCCGCGGGCTTTCGGAACTTCAAGAAATCTCGAAAAAAGTGATGGTTGATTTGTATGCAATTGGAGGGATTAAACCGGAACATATCGACATGCTGCACCATATCGGGGTAAATGGGATCGCTGTCATGTCAACGATCTTTGAAAGCGATGATCCGGTATCCGCTGCAAAGGAATATTACGAGGCTTGTCAACAAGCTATTTGCTTATCAAAAGGATAA
- a CDS encoding PAS domain S-box protein, with translation MELIIGFILAIVVVFILVFFWTRIKKKFSRELSNQRWKEESLKTYNQELVDTIRLQQGMIFKFIKDGDRFIHTLCDGRLLYRMDLFPEKIIGNELCDFLPHLDAETVIQYYWRAWQGEDNVTYEGGINGVYYLASLRPIRKKGEVVEIIGSCVDITERKRVENALKLSEDNYRLITENMLDLVGLWDIDGRVIYASPSHEKVLGFDPKKYIGVSAFDLVHPDDSLRVYEQFFQMISTKLPFQVEFRCENADGEWVYVEAQGTPVIGESDKLEHIVVVGRNISERKKVDEFIRKTEKLSLVGQLAAGVAHEIRNPLTSIKGFLQLMQMEIDKPNYLEIMLSEIDSIEKIIQEFLSLSKPQASKLAPTDINELLQYVITLINTRAKLKNIAIVQESDSELPIIHCDEHQIKQVFVNILQNAVEAMENGGVIQIQTMRSESDNIRFRIIDQGCGISEDRIKSIGEPFYSTKEKGTGLGLMISHKIVQEHGGTLSLESTINKGTIVDVILPIGKSEPVLVTP, from the coding sequence GTGGAACTGATTATAGGTTTTATACTTGCAATAGTGGTTGTTTTCATACTTGTCTTCTTTTGGACCCGTATAAAGAAAAAATTTTCGCGTGAATTATCTAATCAAAGATGGAAAGAGGAGTCTCTAAAAACTTACAATCAAGAGTTAGTAGATACAATCAGACTGCAGCAAGGGATGATTTTTAAGTTTATTAAGGATGGCGATAGATTTATTCATACTCTGTGTGATGGAAGGTTACTATATCGAATGGATCTTTTCCCTGAAAAGATTATTGGAAACGAATTATGTGATTTCCTTCCACATCTTGATGCAGAAACGGTTATTCAATATTATTGGCGAGCTTGGCAAGGCGAAGATAACGTCACGTACGAAGGGGGAATAAATGGTGTTTACTACCTGGCATCGTTGCGGCCTATTAGAAAAAAAGGTGAGGTAGTTGAAATCATTGGTTCATGTGTTGATATTACCGAAAGGAAGCGGGTAGAAAATGCTCTAAAGTTGAGTGAGGACAATTATCGTCTTATTACAGAGAACATGTTGGATTTAGTTGGACTCTGGGATATAGATGGAAGAGTTATTTATGCATCCCCTTCGCATGAAAAGGTATTGGGGTTTGATCCAAAAAAGTATATAGGAGTATCGGCCTTTGATTTGGTTCATCCTGACGATTCTCTGAGGGTATATGAACAATTTTTTCAAATGATTTCAACTAAGTTACCATTTCAAGTCGAGTTTCGGTGTGAAAATGCTGATGGTGAGTGGGTTTACGTAGAAGCTCAGGGAACCCCTGTAATTGGGGAGAGTGATAAATTAGAACATATTGTTGTTGTAGGGCGTAATATATCTGAGCGAAAGAAGGTAGATGAATTTATACGAAAAACGGAAAAGCTATCACTAGTAGGGCAATTGGCTGCAGGTGTTGCACATGAAATTAGGAACCCTCTTACTTCGATAAAGGGTTTTCTGCAGCTTATGCAAATGGAAATAGACAAACCAAACTATCTTGAAATTATGTTGTCTGAGATTGATAGTATAGAAAAAATAATACAAGAATTCTTATCACTTTCTAAACCACAAGCAAGTAAATTGGCACCGACTGATATTAATGAACTTTTGCAATATGTAATTACATTAATTAATACACGTGCCAAACTAAAAAATATTGCTATCGTTCAAGAGTCTGATTCCGAATTACCAATTATTCATTGTGACGAGCATCAAATCAAACAGGTTTTTGTCAATATTCTTCAAAATGCTGTGGAAGCCATGGAAAATGGAGGCGTAATTCAAATTCAAACAATGCGATCCGAATCAGACAATATTAGATTTAGGATTATTGACCAAGGATGCGGCATTTCTGAAGATCGAATTAAAAGTATTGGTGAGCCTTTTTATAGTACGAAAGAAAAAGGAACGGGATTAGGATTAATGATTAGTCATAAAATTGTTCAAGAACATGGGGGCACCCTAAGCCTAGAAAGCACCATAAATAAAGGAACCATTGTTGATGTTATTTTACCTATTGGGAAAAGTGAACCGGTGCTTGTCACTCCCTGA
- a CDS encoding cupin domain-containing protein: MYYVPYTYQYPYYTNVPTHTYGNPTGYLTTPNELAFSSYRSFYGDSRNGLKDYGGNPFVININEATKQNNTYRTALWTGNHLQVTLMSLNVGEDIGLEVHPDVDQFLRVEQGQGIVQMGKSKDNLSFQWRIFDDSAIMVPAGMWHNITNTGNVPLKLYSIYAPPNHPFGTVHKTKADAMAMEEGLGNGNGKTVISGKTPDEWVRHTEFLVKEGLEDVKRGINMTHILQEFILMGVLVGKGFTPEKAYETVEEWERTGESKLLLESKNM, translated from the coding sequence ATGTACTATGTGCCCTATACGTATCAATATCCTTATTATACAAATGTACCAACGCATACTTACGGAAATCCTACTGGTTATTTGACTACTCCTAATGAGTTGGCATTTAGTTCTTATCGGTCTTTTTATGGTGACAGCAGAAACGGATTAAAAGATTATGGAGGAAACCCATTTGTTATAAATATCAATGAGGCCACCAAACAAAACAACACGTATCGTACTGCACTTTGGACAGGAAATCATTTGCAAGTCACATTAATGAGTCTCAATGTTGGTGAAGATATCGGATTGGAAGTGCACCCTGATGTGGATCAATTCTTACGAGTTGAACAAGGTCAGGGAATTGTCCAAATGGGCAAAAGTAAAGATAATTTAAGTTTCCAATGGAGAATTTTCGATGATTCTGCAATTATGGTACCGGCGGGAATGTGGCACAATATCACAAATACAGGAAATGTTCCGTTGAAACTATACTCAATATATGCCCCACCAAACCATCCATTTGGTACTGTTCATAAGACTAAGGCAGATGCAATGGCTATGGAAGAAGGTTTAGGTAATGGGAATGGGAAAACAGTAATTTCCGGAAAGACTCCAGATGAATGGGTAAGACATACCGAGTTTTTGGTAAAAGAAGGCTTGGAGGACGTTAAAAGAGGAATTAATATGACACATATTCTTCAAGAGTTTATTCTAATGGGAGTTCTTGTAGGAAAGGGATTTACTCCTGAAAAAGCATATGAAACTGTAGAAGAATGGGAGCGTACAGGAGAATCCAAACTTCTTCTGGAAAGCAAAAATATGTAG
- a CDS encoding peroxiredoxin produces the protein MYEDCVPPFCAQPNDIAPLFVAEAYDNVEKKIKEIRLESYRGKWVILFFYASDFTFVUPTELAAVAAIYNQLRFLNTDVLAISTDSVYSHKVFTEVSPSASQVTFPLLSDRTHKISKAYRVLNEKTGSTIRATIIIDPEGTIVTKFVNPPEVGRNVYEILRVIQGIQYSRRTGEGVPANWVPGKSGIIRDPKYIGRI, from the coding sequence ATGTATGAGGACTGTGTACCACCATTTTGTGCACAACCAAATGATATAGCACCCCTGTTTGTGGCAGAAGCTTACGACAATGTAGAAAAAAAAATTAAAGAAATTCGCCTAGAAAGTTATCGTGGAAAATGGGTGATCTTATTTTTTTATGCAAGTGATTTTACTTTTGTTTGACCGACAGAGTTGGCAGCGGTCGCTGCTATTTATAATCAGCTGAGGTTCCTAAATACAGATGTACTTGCCATAAGTACAGACAGTGTATATTCTCATAAAGTTTTTACTGAGGTTTCTCCTTCTGCTTCTCAGGTGACGTTTCCATTATTAAGTGACCGAACCCATAAAATTAGTAAAGCATACAGAGTGTTAAATGAAAAAACTGGGTCTACAATCAGAGCAACCATCATAATAGATCCAGAAGGAACGATTGTTACCAAATTCGTAAATCCACCGGAAGTTGGTCGAAATGTTTACGAGATTTTAAGGGTAATTCAAGGGATTCAATATAGTAGAAGGACTGGGGAAGGAGTCCCTGCTAATTGGGTACCAGGTAAATCTGGAATTATTAGGGATCCAAAGTACATTGGTAGAATTTAA
- a CDS encoding DUF5661 family protein, which translates to MYYYNNFLYMNQYPNYANNCKNYTHLSIRNLLNNYPTGFTTNNIASNSLNRGRTSFSKEEAAAIAILLGIDFTKSKFDLDEFWMGVNTELEHGKQSSQTNVTGDDPLITGKIALAHLNEFPDYYKRLKVLEEEAKAYWNK; encoded by the coding sequence GTGTACTACTATAATAATTTTCTTTATATGAATCAGTACCCTAATTATGCTAACAATTGTAAGAATTATACTCATTTATCAATTAGAAATTTACTTAACAATTATCCAACTGGGTTTACAACTAATAATATTGCATCGAATAGTTTAAATAGGGGCAGAACTAGCTTTTCAAAAGAGGAAGCAGCAGCAATAGCTATACTTTTAGGTATTGACTTTACTAAAAGTAAGTTTGATTTAGATGAGTTTTGGATGGGAGTAAATACTGAACTTGAACACGGGAAACAATCCAGCCAAACTAATGTTACTGGGGATGACCCACTAATTACGGGGAAAATTGCATTAGCTCATCTCAATGAGTTCCCTGATTATTATAAAAGATTAAAAGTTCTTGAGGAGGAAGCAAAAGCATATTGGAACAAGTAA
- a CDS encoding carbon-nitrogen hydrolase family protein, whose amino-acid sequence MRKIRIALLHLLPIAGDIQYNQDLIERAVKLAAHKNVDWIITPELAVSGLQFSRKIGTDWIKKQPGEWMNHFCVLVKSLNTNVFLGCPEKSDDGKLYNTVFVINKDGDVIGRQRKIATISDGWCHSGTSIETLDLAGIKVGVMICADAYTDKFAHTLLAKGAEMIIAPSSWGPGLHGPNGEWEQRSIDTGLPIFVCNRTGEDETITFWGAESMIIKNGKQLLSHKSLQSAILTVDWNVEQMDLISSEFQIEYI is encoded by the coding sequence TTGAGAAAAATTAGAATTGCTTTATTGCACTTATTACCAATTGCTGGGGATATACAATATAATCAAGATTTAATTGAAAGGGCAGTGAAACTCGCAGCACATAAAAATGTTGATTGGATCATAACACCGGAATTGGCTGTTAGCGGGCTGCAATTTTCTCGAAAAATCGGGACAGATTGGATTAAAAAGCAACCCGGTGAATGGATGAATCATTTCTGTGTGTTGGTCAAGTCTCTAAATACGAATGTATTTCTTGGCTGCCCTGAAAAGTCTGATGATGGGAAGCTTTATAACACCGTATTTGTCATTAATAAAGACGGAGATGTAATAGGAAGACAAAGGAAGATCGCCACGATTTCAGATGGCTGGTGTCATTCGGGTACTTCTATTGAAACGCTCGATTTAGCAGGCATCAAAGTTGGGGTTATGATCTGTGCAGATGCTTATACAGACAAGTTTGCACATACCTTATTAGCGAAAGGAGCAGAAATGATAATAGCTCCATCTTCTTGGGGGCCAGGTTTGCATGGACCAAACGGTGAGTGGGAACAGAGATCAATTGATACTGGGTTGCCTATATTCGTCTGTAATCGAACAGGAGAAGACGAAACAATTACCTTTTGGGGAGCAGAAAGTATGATCATAAAAAATGGGAAACAACTTCTATCGCATAAGTCGCTACAATCGGCCATTCTAACTGTTGATTGGAATGTAGAACAGATGGATTTAATATCATCTGAATTTCAAATTGAATATATATAA
- a CDS encoding DUF421 domain-containing protein, translating to MEHALQILKVLGRIVTILPLALFATLYMGKRSIGELPVFDFLVVITLGAVVGADIADPKVNHIYTAIAIIAIALLQKLVATWKIKNRKIGRLLTFEPTMVIYQGQFLVNKMKKIQYPIDTILQMLREQQIFNVKDVELAIVEANGYLSVKLYPEKEVARIEHIPQPNVFNKGIDVPVVIDGQIYEKVLYSRNLNESWLYEELERKNIFDVKDVFYAAINDMNELHVSMKNTNNLQNLPPILH from the coding sequence CATGCTTTACAAATATTAAAAGTTTTAGGCCGAATTGTCACCATTTTGCCACTAGCACTATTTGCAACACTTTATATGGGAAAACGCTCCATAGGTGAATTGCCGGTGTTTGATTTTTTAGTCGTTATAACTTTGGGTGCTGTAGTTGGTGCTGATATTGCAGACCCAAAGGTTAATCATATATATACAGCAATTGCCATTATTGCAATAGCTTTACTACAGAAATTAGTTGCAACTTGGAAAATCAAAAATCGTAAAATAGGCCGTTTGTTAACATTTGAACCTACAATGGTCATTTATCAAGGGCAATTCTTAGTGAACAAAATGAAAAAAATACAGTACCCGATTGATACCATTTTACAGATGTTAAGAGAACAACAAATTTTTAATGTAAAGGATGTTGAATTAGCTATAGTTGAAGCAAATGGATATTTATCTGTTAAATTGTATCCTGAAAAGGAAGTTGCACGCATCGAACATATACCACAACCGAATGTTTTTAATAAGGGAATTGATGTACCAGTTGTTATTGATGGACAGATTTATGAAAAAGTCCTATATTCAAGGAATTTAAATGAATCATGGCTTTATGAGGAGTTAGAAAGAAAAAATATTTTCGATGTAAAGGATGTCTTTTATGCAGCCATTAACGATATGAATGAACTGCATGTAAGCATGAAAAACACAAATAACCTTCAAAACCTTCCACCTATTCTACACTAG